ATGTtttgatccagatgtttgtcgtcctcctccagctgtggtGCCGATGCCGATGTTCGCTGGGTACGGAGCGTCCAAGGCGGCTCTGAGCGTCCTGTCTCACGTGATGAGGGCGGAGCTGTCTGATTGGGGCGTCAGAGTCGCTCTGATCCAACCCGCAGGATTCAGAACAAGTAGGTCACATGATGATAGGACCATGTGAGGATCACGTTAGGATCATGTTAGGATCATGTTAGGATCAGGTGAGGATCAGGTGAGGATCACGTTAGGATCATGTTAGGATCATGTGAGGATCACGTTAGGATCATGTTAGGATCATGTTAGGATCAGGTGAGGATCAGGTGAGGATCACGTTAGGATCATGTTAGGATCATGTGAGGATCAGGTGAGGATCACGTTAGGATCATGTTAGGATCAGGTGAGGATCAGGCGAGGATCACGTTAGGATCATGTGAGGATCATGTGAGGATCACGTTAGGATCATGTTAGGATCAAGTGAGGATCAGGTGAGGATCATGTTAGGATCATGTTAGGATCACGTTAGGATCAGGTGAGGATCAGGTGAGGATCATGTTAGGATCACGTTAGGATCAGGTGAGGATCAGGTGAGGATCACGTTAGGATCAGGTGAGGATCACGTTAGGATCATGTTTGGATCATGTGAGGATCAGGTGAGGATCAGGTGAGGATCATGTTAGGATCACGTTAGGATCATGTGAGGATCAGGTGAGGATCAGGTGAGGATCATGTTAGGATCAGATGAGGATCAGGTGAGGATCACGTTAGGATCAGGTGAGAATCATGTTAGGATCAGGTGAGGATCATGTTAGGATCAGGTGAGGATCACGTTAGGATCAGGTGAGAATCATGTTAGGATCAGGTGAGGATCATGTTAGGATCAGGTGAGGATCATGTTAGGATCAGGTGAGGATCACGTTAGGATCAGGTGAGGATCAGGTAAGAATCATGTTAGGATCACGTGAGAATCATGTTAGGATCAGGTGAGGATCATGTGAGGATCATGTTAGGATCATGTTAGGATCAGGTGAGGATCAGGTAAGAATCATGTTAGGAACACGTGAGGATCATGTTAGGATCACGTGAGGATCATGTTAGGATCAGGTGAGGATCACGTTAGGATCAGGTGAGGATCATGATACAGTCACATCAGGATCATGTTAGGATCACGTGAGGATCACGTTAGGATCACGTTAGGATCAGGTGAGGATCACGTTAGGATCAGGTGAGGATCATGATACAGTCACATCAGGATCACGTGAGGATCACGTTAGGATCACGTTAGGATCAGGTGAGGATCACGTTAGGATCAGGTGAGGATCAGGTAAGAATCATGTTAGGATCACGTGAGGATCGTGTTAGGATCACATCAGGATCATGTTAGGATCAGGTGAGGATCAGGTAAGAATCATGTTAGGATCACGTGAGGATCATGTTAGGATCACATCAGGATCATGTTAGGATCAGGTGAGGATCACGTTAGGATCAGGTGAGGATCATGATACAGTCACATCAGGATCACGTGAGGATCACGTTAGGATCACGTTAGGATCATGTTAGGATCACGTGAGGATCATGTTAGGATCAGGTGAGGATCATGATACAGTCACATCAGGATCATGTTAGGATCAGGTGAGGATCACGTTAGGATCAGGTGAGGATCATGATACAGTCACATCAGGATCATGTTAGGATCAGGTGAGGATCACGTTAGGATCAGGTGAGGATCAGGTAAGAATCATGTTAGGATCACGTTAGGATCAGGTGAGGATCATGTTAGGATCACATCAGGATCATGTTAGGATCAGGTGAGGATCACGTTAGGATCAGGTGAGGATCATGTTAGGATCACATCAGGATCATGTTAGGATCAGGTGAGGATCACGTTAGGATCAGGTGAGGATCATGATACAGTCACATCAGGATCATGTTAGGATCACGTGAGGATCATGTTAGGATCACGTGAGGATCATGTTAGGATCGAGTTAGTTGAAATCTTTCATGTGAAGATGAACTGGATCTCTTCCTCACGTTAACCTTTACTTTGAATCAATGATCAATAATCGGATCGATTCTCcgtctctttcctctcagacATCTTTGGGACCAGTGAAGACATCAGTCGCTACAGAGCCGAGATCCTGGAGGCGGCCTCCTCTGAAGCCAGAGAGGATTATGGGGACGCGTACATCTCATCCCTCCCCAGCGGTTTGTCCAGACTGTCCCAGCGTTCAGCTGAGGATCTGTCCCCTGTTGTGGACGACATGTGTCATGCTCTGCTGTCCGTCCACCCCAAACCTCTGTACACCCCTGGACAGATGGGATGGCTGCTGCCGTTTGTCCACCGCCACTGTCCCACCGCCATCTTTGACGTCATCATCAAGACTTTAACTAAATACAACGACTGTGAACCGGCGGGACTGAGGACGAGCTGAGACACCGTCCACATTGATCCATTCAGGTCTCAAAGCTAGAGAGAGATTTCTTCCTCGTTctcaacaataaaataaaatatattatgaaTGATATTTATCATCAATGACGTAAATGGTTTTTTTAACGAGAAATTAGTCTGGAAGTGGAATCAGCTTCAATTAACTTGATCTCTGAACAGACTCTTATTGTGAAAAGACAGAGCAAAGACTTAACATTCA
This genomic interval from Paralichthys olivaceus isolate ysfri-2021 chromosome 7, ASM2471397v2, whole genome shotgun sequence contains the following:
- the hsd17b2 gene encoding 17-beta-hydroxysteroid dehydrogenase type 2; amino-acid sequence: MGVKVFAGVLDVDGAGAQQLRETSENLQVLQLDVTDRNQVETVHRDICSQVGHTGLWGLVNNAGILQCPVDVELQPLSACRRCMDVNFLSAVHMCQVFLPLLRRARGRIVNMSSMAAVVPMPMFAGYGASKAALSVLSHVMRAELSDWGVRVALIQPAGFRTNIFGTSEDISRYRAEILEAASSEAREDYGDAYISSLPSGLSRLSQRSAEDLSPVVDDMCHALLSVHPKPLYTPGQMGWLLPFVHRHCPTAIFDVIIKTLTKYNDCEPAGLRTS